From the genome of Argentina anserina chromosome 4, drPotAnse1.1, whole genome shotgun sequence, one region includes:
- the LOC126790312 gene encoding phosphoglucan, water dikinase, chloroplastic, whose protein sequence is MDCVRSLQTSASSSSQFLRHKRFGFLHSQLQCRWSVAPLGRKRSFAPLHHKSSSLRVLCGVGVSPPQSTVVEKETKMKSKSNSGQGKVWLNIRLDHQVEFGESVAVLGSSKELGSWKKKVPLNWTESGWVCQLEFKGDESIEFKFVTVRGDKSMLWEGGDNRVLKIPSGGSFGMVCHWNAIGENVDLFPLDKEDGGEYNGSSVAQVASPTASSADVETSPFVGQWKGNAISFMQSNEHRDRESGRDWDTSGLEGVSLKFVEGDQNARNWWRKLEVVRDILLESLRSEERLDALINSSIYLKWINTGQIPCFEDGGHHRPNRHAEISRVIFQELERISCRKDTSPQEVLVIRKIHPCLPSFKAEFTASVPLTRIRDIAHRNDIPHDFKQEIKHTIQNKLHRNAGPEDLVATEAMLERITKNPGQYSEAFVEQFKIFHHELKDFFNAGSLAEQLESIQESIDDKGRSALTLFLECKKDLDASAESSKVLGSELLFKTMQSLSALRDIISKGLESGLRNDASDAAIAMRQKWRLCEIGLEDYSFILLSRFANELEAMGGALWLAQDVKSKDVSSWNDPLGALIVGVHQLRLSGWKPEECVAIENELLAWKARGLSETEASEDGKIIWGLRQKATLDRARRLTEEYSEALLQIFPQNVQVLGKAFGIPENSVRTYAEAEIRAGVIFQVSKLCTLLLKAIRTTIGSQGWDVIVPGAAMGTLVQVESIVPGSIPPTVDGPVVLVVNKADGDEEVTAAGSNIVGVVLLQELPHLSHLGVRARQEKVVFVTCEDDDKIADIQKHKGKYVRLEASSSSVDIYPSSENSTGNFVVKNLSSDVARKVESRGTPDPSSFAAKTPVSNQGVSAGVLPLADAEARNSGAKAAACGRLASLAAASDIVFSDQGVPASFNVPAGAVIPFGSMELALEQSKSMESFRSLIDKIETLKPESGELDKVCGQLQELISFLQPSTDIIDRIAKIFPGNARLIVRSSANVEDLAGMSAAGLYDSIPNVSLSNSTVLESSISKVWASLYTRRAVLSRRIAGVPQKDATMAILVQEMLSPDLSFVLHTVSPTDQDHNLVEAEIAAGLGETLASGTRGTPWRISSGKFDSNVRTLAFANFSEELLGAGPADGEVIHLTVDYSKKPLTVDPVFRRQLGQCLGAVGFFLEQKFGCPQDVEGCVVGKDIFIVQTRPQPL, encoded by the exons ATGGATTGCGTGCGTTCGCTGCAGACCTccgcttcttcttcctcacagTTCCTCCGCCACAAGCGATTCGGATTCCTCCACAGTCAGCTCCAATGCCGTTGGAGCGTTGCGCCTCTCGGCCGTAAGAGAAGCTTCGCTCCTCTGCATCACAAATCGAGCAGTCTTCGGGTCCTCTGCGGCGTCGGCGTTTCTCCTCCTCAATCCAC AGTGGTGGAGAAGGAAACCAAGATGAAGTCCAAGTCAAATTCTGGCCAAGGCAAGGTTTGGCTTAATATCAGGTTGGATCACCAAGTTGAGTTTGGTGAGAGTGTTGCGGTTTTGGGATCATCCAAGGAGTTAGGTTCATGGAAGAAGAAGGTGCCACTGAATTGGACAGAGAGTGGATGGGTGTGCCAGTTGGAGTTCAAGGGGGATGAGTCCATTGAGTTTAAGTTTGTAACCGTACGGGGAGACAAGAGTATGCTTTGGGAAGGTGGTGATAACCGGGTTTTGAAAATTCCCAGTGGAGGAAGCTTTGGGATGGTTTGCCATTGGAATGCAATCGGGGAGAATGTAGATCTTTTCCCATTGGATAAGGAGGATGGTGGTGAATATAATGGGTCTTCTGTTGCTCAAGTTGCTAGTCCAACTGCGAGTTCTGCAGATGTGGAGACTAGTCCTTTTGTTGGTCAATGGAAAGGGAATGCCATCTCATTTATGCAATCAAATGAGCATCGGGATCGTGAATCAGGAAGAGATTGGGACACTTCAGGTCTTGAAGGAGTGTCTCTGAAGTTTGTTGAAGGTGATCAAAATGCCAGGAATTGGTGGAGAAAG CTTGAAGTTGTACGTGATATACTACTTGAAAGTTTGCGAAGTGAGGAGCGGTTGGATGCTCTCATAAATTCTTCCATTTATCTGAAG TGGATAAACacaggtcaaattccttgctTTGAAGATGGAGGTCATCACCGACCAAACCGACATGCTGAGATTTCCAGGGTTATATTTCAAGAACTGGAAAGAATTTCCTGCAGGAAAGATACTTCACCCCAG GAGGTACTTGTTATCCGCAAAATTCATCCATGTCTGCCATCTTTCAAGGCAGAGTTTACTGCATCTGTCCCCCTAACACGAATCAGAGACATTGCTCATCGGAATGATATACCTCATGACTTCAAG CAAGAAATTAAGCATACAATACAAAACAAACTTCACCGTAATGCTGGTCCGGAAGATCTAGTTGCTACAGAAGCAATGCTAGAAAGAATAACCAAGAATCCTGGGCAATACAGTGAAGCATTTGTAGAGCAGTTCAAGATATTTCATCATGAACTCAAAGACTTCTTCAATGCTGGAAG CCTTGCTGAACAACTTGAATCCATCCAAGAATCCATTGATGATAAAGGCCGTTCGGCTCTTACATTGTTTCTGGAGTGCAAAAAG gATTTGGATGCTTCAGCTGAATCAAGTAAAGTTTTGGGATCTGAATTATTGTTCAAGACCATGCAATCCTTGAGCGCCCTGAGAGACATAATTTCTAAGGGTCTTGAAAGTGGCCTTAGAAATGATGCTTCTGATGCTGCAATAGCTATGCGTCAAAAG TGGCGTCTTTGCGAGATTGGACTTGAGGACTATTCATTCATCCTTCTAAGTAG GTTCGCTAATGAGCTTGAAGCTATGGGAGGGGCTCTTTGGCTGGCACAGGATGTGAAATCTAAGGATGTAAGCTCATGGAATGATCCACTTGGTGCCCTTATAGTTGGTGTTCATCAGCTACGGTTATCTGGTTGGAAGCCTGAAGAATGTGTTGCTATTGAAAACGAGCTCCTTGCCTGGAAAGCAAGAGGTCTTTCTGAAACAGAAG CAAGTGAAGATGGGAAAATAATCTGGGGACTACGACAAAAAGCTACTCTTGATAGAGCCAGGAGGTTAACTGAAGAATATTCTGAAGCACTTCTTCAAATATTTCCCCAAAATGTCCAG GTATTAGGGAAAGCTTTTGGAATACCTGAGAACAGTGTAAGGACATATGCAGAAGCTGAAATTCGCGCCGG TGTAATATTTCAAGTTTCAAAACTCTGTACCCTACTTTTGAAAGCAATTAGAACTACGATTGGTTCTCAGGGTTGGGATGTTATTGTGCCTGGAGCTGCTATGGGAACATTAGTTCAG GTTGAGAGTATTGTCCCTGGATCAATACCCCCCACTGTGGACGGACCTGTTGTTCTTGTTGTCAATAAAGCAGATGGAGATGAAGAG GTAACAGCAGCTGGGAGTAACATTGTGGGAGTTGTACTTCTGCAAGAGCTCCCTCACTTGTCTCATCTTGGTGTCAGGGCTCGACAA GAGAAGGTTGTGTTTGTAACATGCGAAGACGACGACAAAATTGCTGATATACAAAAGCATAAGGGAAAATATGTGAG GTTAGAAGCCTCCTCATCTAGTGTTGATATATATCCTTCATCAGAAAACAGCACTGGCAATTTTGTTGTAAAGAATCTTTCAAGTGACGTGGCACGAAAAGTTGAATCCCGAGGAACTCCTGACCCTTCTTCATTTGCTGCTAAAACCCCAGTATCCAATCAG GGGGTATCTGCTGGAGTTTTACCACTTGCTGATGCAGAAGCACGAAATTCGGGTGCAAAAGCAGCTGCTTGTGGTCGTTTAGCATCTTTGGCTGCAGCGTCTGATATAG TTTTCAGTGACCAAGGGGTACCGGCTTCCTTCAACGTCCCTGCTGGAGCAGTGATACCATTTGGATCTATGGAACTCGCATTAGAGCAAAGCAAATCCATGGAATCATTCAGGTCCCTTATAGATAAGATAGAAACATTGAAGCCGGAAAGTGGAGAACTTGACAAAGTATGTGGTCAGCTCCAAGAACTGATCTCTTTCCTACAGCCCTCTACAGATATCATTGATAGAATAGCGAAAATATTCCCAGGCAATGCACGGCTGATTGTTCGATCAAGTGCTAATGTTGAGGATTTGGCTGGAATGTCGGCTGCTGGACTATATGATTCAATTCCAAATGTTAGTCTTTCAAATTCAACGGTATTAGAAAGTTCTATAAGCAAAGTGTGGGCTTCACTTTACACTCGAAGGGCAGTTTTGAGCCGTCGAATTGCCGGTGTACCCCAGAAGGATGCTACGATGGCAATCCTGGTGCAAGAAATGCTTTCACCAGATTTATCATTTGTGCTTCATACAGTCAGCCCAACAGACCAAGATCATAATTTGGTTGAGGCTGAAATTGCTGCTGGCCTTGGTGAAACTTTGGCTTCTGGTACCAGGGGGACACCCTGGCGTATATCGTCTGGAAAATTTGATAGTAATGTGCGCACGTTGGCATTTGCCAATTTCAGTGAGGAGCTACTGGGTGCTGGACCTGCGGACGGGGAGGTTATCCATTTGACTGTAGACTACAGTAAGAAGCCATTAACTGTTGATCCAGTTTTCCGTCGACAGCTCGGTCAGTGCCTCGGGGCAGTGGGATTTTTCCTTGAGCAGAAGTTTGGCTGCCCACAGGATGTGGAAGGATGTGTCGTTGGAAAAGACATATTTATAGTCCAGACACGCCCACAGCCCCTATAA
- the LOC126791080 gene encoding rho GDP-dissociation inhibitor 1-like, with protein MSAAVQAMSATKDVGFSSQVQEVELKTNRNINKDAGAIATLHHHDENVEVKDEVDADEEDELATLKSDKELVLGPKFSLKEQLDKDKDDESLRKWKAQLLGSVDLSAVGESKEAEVRILSLTMMFRDRPELVLPIPFTNKPKSSLFTLKGGSKYRTKFTFSVSKNIVSGLMYTTSVWKTGVKVHSSKKMIGTFSPQQDPYTYETEEDTTPSGMFARGWYFVRTKFLDDDGKCYLDTSYYFEIQKNWATPS; from the exons ATGTCAGCTGCCGTGCAAGCCATGTCTGCAACCAAAGATGTTGGTTTCAGTTCTCAAGTGCAGGAAGTGGAGTTGAAGACTAATAGGAACATAAACAAGGATGCAGGCGCCATAGCAACCCTGCATCATCATGACGAAAATGTTGAGGTTAAAGATGAGGTTGATGCAGATGAAGAGGATGAGCTTGCCACATTGAAATCTGACAAAGAATTGGTCCTTGGCCCCAAGTTTTCTCTCAAGGAGCAGCTTGATAAGGATAAA GATGATGAGAGTTTGAGGAAATGGAAGGCACAACTTCTCGGGAGTGTTGATCTCTCTGCTGTTGGAG AGAGTAAAGAAGCAGAAGTGAGGATTCTAAGCCTGACAATGATGTTCCGGGATCGGCCTGAACTTGTGCTGCCTATTCCATTCACCAACAAACCAAAGAGCAGTCTTTTTACACTCAAAGGAGGAAGCAAGTACCGGACCAAGTTCACATTCTCCGTCTCCAAAAACATAGTATCAGGCCTCATGTACACCACCTCAGTCTGGAAGACTGGTGTCAAAG TTCACAGTTCAAAAAAAATGATTGGAACCTTTAGTCCTCAACAAGATCCTTATACATATGAAACAGAAGAGGATACTACCCCTTCAGGCATGTTTGCAAGGGGCTGGTATTTTGTGAGAACAAAG TTTCTGGATGATGATGGAAAATGCTATTTGGATACCAGTTACTACTTTGAAATCCAGAAGAACTGGGCAACACCCTCTTGA
- the LOC126790624 gene encoding MACPF domain-containing protein At1g14780-like — MRMEEGCEKSIEVRALEALGQGFDLSSDFRLKFAKGLDGSKGRLVVLDEESKRDIVIPSGSGGGVVIHGVPQDIHCDKGDRIRFKSDVLEFNQMSELLNQKSSVQGKIPSGYLNSIFDLTGDWLQDAAETKYLAFDGFFISMYNLHLTASPLVLRNKVQKSVPSRWDPAALSRFIRSYGTHIIVGMAVGGQDLLCVRQKSSSPVPPADLRRHLEDLGDFLFSDGPSLLGGNTRNGKQKIPEVFDRILQSNTMHLTTISETSSKDGLTVVCSKRGGDVYLNNHSNWLQTVLAEPDGILFKFVPITSLLTGLPGSGYLSHAINLYLRYKPDAEDLQHFLEFQVPRQWAPMFCELPLSHQRKRASCPSLQFSFMGPKILVSSLQVSTNQKPVVGLRLYLEGKKCNRLAIHVQHLSSLPNTMDVFLANTSTSRPSWWRGSDDSELSGEFLEPIKWKRYSSICSSVVGHDPNWLKANPNGVYIVTGAQLLSKGKWPKTILHLRLHYTFLPNCSIRKTEWAGSPEPSHKSTFLTNLSTTFTFTQKAATDQQKQDPAALNSGVYPEGPPVLNRSSKLLKFVDTAEVVRGPHDAPGHWLVTAAKLVKEGQRIGLHVKFALLDYW; from the exons ATGAGGATGGAGGAGGGTTGTGAGAAGTCTATTGAGGTGAGGGCTCTGGAGGCTCTTGGGCAGGGGTTTGATTTGAGCAGTGATTTCAGGTTGAAGTTTGCGAAGGGGTTGGATGGGAGTAAGGGGAGGTTGGTGGTTTTGGATGAGGAGAGTAAGAGGGACATTGTCATTCCTAGCGGTAGTGGTGGGGGTGTTGTCATTCATGGTGTTCCTCAGGATATTCATTGTGATAAAGGGGATCGAATCCGGTTCAAATCCGATGTTCTTGAATTCAATCAG ATGTCTGAGCTACTTAATCAGAAATCTTCAGTTCAAGGGAAAATACCTTCAGGATATCTAAATTCCATTTTTGATTTAACTGGAGACTGGCTTCAAGATGCTGCAGAAACAAAATATCTTGCTTTTGATGGTTTCTTCATTTCAATGTACAATTTGCACCTCACAGCATCTCCACTTGTTTTGCGAAACAAAGTACAGAAATCTGTTCCATCTCGCTGGGATCCAGCTGCATTGTCTAG GTTCATCCGTTCATACGGAACACACATAATAGTTGGGATGGCTGTTGGAGGTCAAGATTTACTTTGTGTTAGGCAGAAATCTTCCTCGCCAGTTCCACCCGCTGATCTCAGAAGACACTTGGAGGATCTTGGAGATTTTCTATTCTCAGATGGGCCTTCTTTACTTGGGGGAAATACAAGAAATGGAAAACAGAAA ATTCCGGAGGTGTTCGATCGTATTTTGCAGTCCAACACCATGCATTTAACCACAATTTCTGAAACGTCAAGCAAGGAT GGTCTCACAGTTGTCTGCTCAAAAAGAGGAGGTGATGTTTACTTGAATAATCACTCCAATTGGCTCCAGACAGTCCTCGCAGAACCAGATGGGATCCTCTTTAAGTTTGTACCCATCACTTCTCTTCTTACTGGCCTTCCAGGCAGTGGCTATCTCAGTCATGCAATCAACTTGTACCTACGTT ATAAGCCTGATGCAGAGGATTTACAACATTTCTTGGAGTTCCAAGTTCCTAGGCAATGGGCACCAATGTTTTGTGAGCTTCCTCTTTCACATCAACGGAAGAGGGCGTCGTGTCCATCTTTGCAATTCAGTTTCATGGGCCCTAAGATCTTGGTTAGCTCTCTGCAG GTTTCAACCAATCAAAAACCAGTTGTTGGCCTACGCCTGTATTTAGAAGGGAAAAAGTGCAATCGGTTGGCCATTCATGTGCAACATCTCTCAAGCCTTCCAAATACTATGGATGTTTTTTTGGCCAACACAAGCACATCAAGACCAAGCTGGTGGCGAGGTTCTGATGATTCTGAGTTAAGTGGCGAATTCTTAGAGCCAAttaaatggaaaagatactcaagtaTATGTTCATCTGTAGTTGGACATGACCCCAACTGGTTGAAAGCAAATCCAAATGGTGTGTATATCGTAACCGGAGCACAGCTATTAAGCAAAGGAAAATGGCCAAAGACAATACTTCACCTTCGTCTGCATTATACCTTTCTACCCAATTGTTCAATCAGGAAGACTGAATGGGCTGGGTCGCCAGAGCCTtctcacaaatcaacattcCTTACGAATCTTAGCACTACGTTTACTTTCACTCAAAAGGCAGCGACTGATCAGCAAAAGCAGGATCCTGCTGCACTTAATTCAGGTGTATATCCAGAAGGCCCTCCAGTGCTGAATCGCTCTTCTAAGCTGCTGAAATTTGTGGACACGGCTGAGGTTGTGCGAGGGCCACATGATGCTCCTGGGCACTGGTTAGTAACAGCAGCTAAGCTAGTAAAAGAGGGACAGAGGATTGGTCTGCACGTAAAGTTTGCCTTGTTAGACTATTGGTGA